The following coding sequences lie in one Lolium perenne isolate Kyuss_39 chromosome 2, Kyuss_2.0, whole genome shotgun sequence genomic window:
- the LOC127331820 gene encoding uncharacterized protein yields the protein MALLLLHGCLAPVRAAAARAFRRPEATGRLSYRRSSRFVPVASAAASSPSSDGASAAVVHGSDGSTAKARDYGGTNGAVSGTARSTSIETTVERVIFDFRFLALLAVAGSLAGSLLCFLNGCVYIKEAYICYWTSCVKGVHTGQMVLKVVEAIDVYLAGTVMLIFGMGLYGLFISNASNDLPSGSDRALQGSSLFGMFALKERPKWMKITSLDELKTKVGHVIVMILLVKMFERSKMVKITTGLDLLSYSVCIFLSSASLYILHNLHRPEHEESVMPNL from the exons ATGGCTCTCCTGCTGCTGCACGGCTGCCTCGCGCCCgtccgggccgccgccgcccgggcGTTCCGGCGACCGGAGGCGACGGGCCGGCTTAGTTACCGGCGGTCGTCTCGGTTCGTGCCGGTTGcctcggccgccgcctcctcgccgtccAGCGACGGCGCTTCCGCGGCGGTGGTGCATGGCTCGGACGGATCAACGGCCAAGGCGCGCGACTACGGCGGGACCAACGGCGCCGTTTCCGGCACCGCCAGGTCCACCTCCATAGAGACCACTGTGGAGAGG GTCATCTTCGATTTCCGGTTTCTGGCTCTTCTCGCCGTCGCCGGGTCGCTAGCCGGCTCCCTCCTCTGCTTCCTGAAT GGTTGTGTGTACATAAAAGAGGCATACATTTGCTACTGGACGAGCTGCGTCAAAGGTGTTCATACAGGGCAGATGGTCCTCAAAGTCGTCGAGGCCATTG ATGTGTACCTTGCTGGCACAGTCATGCTCATCTTTGGCATGGGTTTGTACGGGCTGTTTATCAGCAACGCGTCTAACGATTTACCTTCCGGATCGGATCGGGCTCTGCAGGGATCATCACTCTTTGGAATGTTCGCTCTAAAG GAGAGACCCAAGTGGATGAAGATCACCTCCCTGGACGAGCTCAAGACGAAAGTCGGACACGTCATCGTGATGATCCTGTTGGTGAAGATGTTCgagaggagcaagatggtgaagaTCACGACGGGGCTGGACCTGCTCAGCTACTCCGTCTGCATCTTCCTCTCCTCGGCGTCCCTCTACATCCTCCACAACCTCCACCGGCCCGAGCACGAGGAGTCGGTCATGCCCAACTTGTAG